The following proteins are co-located in the Thermus thermophilus HB8 genome:
- a CDS encoding protein kinase domain-containing protein: MALLLAALLVLLTALLAVRLPAWASALLLGLLAGSGYALGVRSEALPAGALLLLGALAAPRLYLGPRRRKRPERRPPGPKRPAAAGTTAEREALSQRYEILEKVGLGGMATVYKAKDRKTGRLVALKVPQERFLGDPRFVRRFHREAEVLTRMDHPNIVKVYDHGQVEGVHYIAMEFLDGEGLDKLIEERRLSLRQAAAILARVADALKHIHAQGIVHRDIKPGNIMVLKGALREDGVDPRGVRLMDFGIAAGRVLTRLTITGARIGTPVYMSPEQAKGQKLDHRSDIYSLGIVLYEALTGQPPFTGGYETVIHQQIFQMPTPPKQLRPEIPQALSDLVLRMLEKDPAKRPGLDEVVRVLEGPWEEERELPEAQYLLVAVEAKKGAVRLLDLEGTPARLLSGVGSGAGQFPSPPLAVAADPEGGIWVAVFQHGERLVHRLSPQGEVLLSTGPYGMKPGEFLLPVGLAVLEDQVFVLDGETATVSRLDLAGRYQGRFGGQGLGRGTFQDPKALVAAEGHLFVLDYGNRQVQRLTPEGGYLSRYAFRRSREDGALRLLGGLGVGEGRLYLYDVEAVKVRVLDLSGRLLASYPLPLLEGEDRMSLVELLPVGRVLYAARRGSSRIHRISLDTGEALPPLEVYAPVRGLALWRRTP; the protein is encoded by the coding sequence ATGGCCCTGCTCCTCGCCGCCCTCCTCGTCCTCCTCACGGCCCTCCTGGCCGTCCGCCTCCCGGCCTGGGCCTCGGCCCTCCTCCTCGGCCTTCTCGCCGGGAGCGGGTACGCCCTGGGGGTCCGCTCGGAGGCCTTGCCCGCCGGGGCGCTTCTCTTGCTCGGGGCCCTCGCCGCCCCCCGCCTCTACTTGGGCCCGAGGCGGCGGAAGCGGCCCGAGCGGCGGCCCCCAGGCCCGAAGCGCCCCGCCGCGGCGGGGACCACGGCCGAGCGGGAGGCCCTCTCCCAGCGGTACGAGATCCTGGAGAAGGTGGGCCTCGGGGGGATGGCCACCGTCTACAAGGCCAAGGACCGGAAGACGGGCCGCTTGGTGGCCCTGAAGGTTCCCCAGGAGCGCTTCCTCGGGGACCCCAGGTTTGTGCGCCGCTTCCACCGGGAGGCCGAGGTCCTTACCCGCATGGACCACCCCAACATCGTCAAGGTCTACGACCACGGCCAGGTGGAGGGCGTCCACTACATCGCCATGGAGTTTCTGGACGGGGAGGGGCTGGACAAGCTCATTGAGGAAAGGCGCCTCTCCCTTAGGCAGGCGGCGGCCATCCTGGCCCGGGTGGCGGACGCCCTGAAGCACATCCACGCCCAGGGGATCGTCCACCGGGACATCAAGCCGGGGAACATCATGGTCCTCAAGGGGGCCTTGAGGGAGGACGGGGTGGACCCCAGAGGGGTGCGCCTCATGGACTTCGGCATCGCCGCGGGCCGGGTCCTCACCCGCCTCACCATCACCGGGGCCCGGATCGGCACCCCCGTGTACATGAGCCCGGAGCAGGCCAAGGGGCAGAAGCTGGACCACCGCTCGGACATCTACTCCCTGGGGATCGTCCTCTACGAGGCCCTCACCGGCCAGCCCCCCTTCACCGGGGGGTACGAGACGGTGATCCATCAGCAGATCTTCCAGATGCCCACGCCCCCCAAGCAGCTCAGGCCCGAGATCCCCCAGGCCCTTTCCGACCTGGTCCTCAGGATGCTGGAGAAGGACCCCGCCAAGCGGCCGGGCCTGGACGAGGTGGTGCGGGTCCTCGAGGGCCCCTGGGAGGAGGAACGGGAGCTTCCCGAGGCCCAGTACCTCCTGGTGGCCGTGGAGGCGAAGAAGGGGGCGGTGCGCCTCTTGGACCTGGAGGGCACCCCGGCCCGCCTCCTCTCCGGGGTGGGGTCGGGGGCGGGGCAGTTCCCCTCGCCTCCCTTGGCCGTGGCCGCCGATCCCGAGGGGGGGATCTGGGTCGCCGTCTTCCAGCACGGGGAGAGGCTCGTCCACCGCCTCTCCCCCCAAGGGGAGGTCCTCCTCTCCACCGGGCCCTACGGGATGAAGCCGGGGGAGTTCCTCCTCCCCGTGGGGCTCGCCGTCCTCGAGGACCAGGTCTTCGTCTTGGACGGGGAGACGGCCACGGTGAGCCGGCTGGACCTCGCGGGGCGGTACCAGGGCCGCTTCGGGGGCCAGGGGCTTGGGCGGGGCACCTTCCAAGACCCCAAGGCCCTGGTGGCGGCCGAGGGGCACCTCTTCGTCCTGGACTACGGCAACCGGCAGGTGCAGCGCCTCACCCCCGAGGGGGGGTACCTCTCCCGCTACGCCTTCCGCCGCTCCCGCGAGGACGGGGCCCTTAGGCTCCTCGGGGGGTTGGGGGTGGGGGAGGGCAGGCTCTACCTTTACGACGTGGAGGCGGTCAAGGTCCGGGTGCTGGACCTCTCGGGGCGGCTTCTCGCCTCCTACCCCCTGCCCCTTCTGGAGGGGGAGGACCGGATGAGCCTCGTGGAGCTCCTTCCTGTGGGCCGGGTCCTTTACGCCGCCCGCCGGGGCTCTAGCCGCATCCACCGGATCTCCCTGGACACCGGGGAGGCCCTTCCGCCCTTGGAGGTCTACGCGCCCGTGCGAGGCCTGGCCCTTTGGAGGCGGACGCCGTGA
- the recR gene encoding recombination mediator RecR, with protein MRYPESLLKLTRALSRLPGIGPKTAQRLALHLAFHKEEAEALAEALEGIKRVRACRECGNLAEGELCPICQDEDRDRSLLAVVESVADLYALERSGEFRGLYHVLGGALNPLEGIGPKELNLEGLFRRLEGVEEVVLATSMTVEGEATALYLAEELKKRGVRVTRPAYGLPVGGSLEYADEVTLGRALEGRRPV; from the coding sequence ATGCGCTACCCGGAAAGCCTCCTCAAGCTCACCCGGGCCCTCTCCCGCCTCCCCGGCATCGGCCCCAAGACGGCCCAGCGCCTGGCCCTCCACCTCGCCTTCCACAAGGAGGAGGCCGAGGCCCTGGCGGAGGCCCTGGAGGGGATCAAGCGGGTCCGGGCCTGCCGCGAGTGCGGCAACCTGGCCGAGGGGGAGCTCTGCCCCATCTGCCAGGACGAGGACCGGGACCGCTCCCTCCTCGCCGTGGTGGAGAGCGTGGCCGACCTGTACGCCCTGGAGCGGAGCGGGGAGTTCCGGGGCCTCTACCACGTCCTGGGAGGGGCCTTGAACCCCCTGGAGGGCATCGGCCCCAAGGAGCTCAACCTGGAGGGCCTCTTCCGGCGGCTGGAAGGCGTGGAGGAGGTGGTCCTCGCCACCTCCATGACCGTGGAGGGGGAGGCCACCGCCCTCTACCTCGCCGAGGAGCTGAAGAAGCGGGGGGTGCGGGTGACCCGGCCCGCCTACGGCCTCCCCGTGGGGGGGAGCCTGGAGTACGCCGACGAGGTGACCCTGGGCCGGGCCCTGGAGGGGAGGCGGCCCGTCTAG
- a CDS encoding MFS transporter: protein MRVLRHKAFARLVAAYLVSQAGSKVHRVALLVLVYLLTENALWVSLVLGTQLLGTVVFSPLLSAWADTQDRKRLLVWSDLLRAPLVALIPLLGAQSLPALLLLVFLMELLRDLHDPIQNAVVPDLVPEEEVDEANGLILLADRISEVLFVGAAGVLVAWVGPAYAFYLDALTYLASGLLLAGLPPLKPQALPKAGYLERVKEGLGHLFRQPAVRRTVGTLFAAAAFGSVETALGVVLALKWLGVGSAGFGFMEAAMALGAILGGVGLPYLLRRIPRERLFLLALLLFGVFEASVGLFPVYAWVLAAFFVSGFLNMAFIVPARSILQLNTPQEMRGRIFAAFSAVMNAAVLLGTMWGGALEEPLGAPRVFLLAGAMVALAAGYTLLTGGIPAPKPKEA from the coding sequence ATGCGGGTCTTGCGCCATAAGGCCTTCGCCCGCCTGGTGGCGGCCTACCTGGTCTCCCAAGCGGGGAGCAAGGTCCACCGGGTGGCCCTCCTCGTCCTCGTCTACCTGCTCACGGAAAACGCCCTCTGGGTCTCCCTGGTGCTGGGCACCCAGCTCCTCGGCACCGTGGTCTTCTCCCCCCTGCTTTCCGCCTGGGCCGACACCCAGGACCGGAAGCGGCTTCTGGTCTGGTCGGACCTCCTCAGGGCCCCCCTCGTGGCCCTCATCCCCCTCCTCGGGGCCCAAAGCCTTCCCGCGCTTCTCCTCCTCGTCTTCCTCATGGAGCTCCTCCGAGACCTCCACGACCCCATTCAAAACGCCGTGGTCCCCGACCTCGTGCCCGAGGAGGAGGTGGACGAGGCCAACGGCCTCATCCTCCTCGCCGACCGCATCTCCGAGGTCCTCTTCGTGGGGGCGGCCGGGGTCCTGGTGGCCTGGGTGGGCCCCGCCTACGCCTTCTACCTGGACGCCCTCACCTACCTGGCCTCGGGCCTTCTCCTCGCCGGCCTTCCCCCCTTGAAGCCCCAGGCCCTGCCCAAGGCGGGGTACCTGGAGCGGGTGAAGGAGGGCCTGGGCCACCTCTTCCGCCAGCCCGCCGTCCGCCGCACCGTGGGCACCCTCTTCGCCGCCGCCGCCTTCGGCTCGGTAGAGACCGCCTTGGGCGTGGTCCTCGCCCTCAAGTGGCTCGGGGTGGGCTCGGCGGGGTTCGGCTTCATGGAGGCGGCCATGGCCCTGGGGGCCATCCTGGGGGGCGTGGGCCTCCCCTACCTCCTGAGGCGGATCCCCCGGGAGCGCCTCTTCCTCCTCGCCCTTCTCCTCTTCGGGGTCTTTGAGGCCTCGGTGGGGCTCTTCCCCGTCTACGCCTGGGTCCTCGCCGCCTTCTTCGTGAGCGGCTTCCTCAACATGGCCTTCATCGTGCCCGCCCGCTCCATCCTCCAGCTCAACACCCCGCAGGAGATGCGGGGGCGGATCTTCGCCGCCTTCAGCGCCGTGATGAACGCCGCCGTCCTCCTCGGCACCATGTGGGGCGGGGCCCTGGAGGAACCCTTGGGCGCCCCCAGGGTCTTCCTCCTCGCGGGGGCCATGGTGGCCCTCGCTGCGGGCTACACCCTCCTCACGGGGGGCATCCCTGCCCCTAAGCCCAAGGAGGCCTAG
- the hemB gene encoding porphobilinogen synthase has protein sequence MERPRRLRSPLLRPLVAEVELSPKHLILPLFVKEGGEKEEVSSMPGVFRHPLSGLPRVAEEALKAGLGGVILFGVLPQEAKDPMGRGAYAEDGVVQRAIRLLKREFPELLVLADTCLCEYTDHGHCGVVKEGPLGFYVDNDATLDLLARTALSQAQAGADVVAPSAMMDGQVKAIREALDRGGFAHVPILSYAVKYASAFYGPFREAAQSAPGFGDRSGYQMDPRAGLWDALREAALDDLEGADMLMVKPALPYLDVLSALKGRFAKPLFAYQVSGEYAMLKAAALKGWLDERRAVLESLFALRRAGAQGILTYYALEAARWLKEA, from the coding sequence ATGGAGCGCCCAAGGAGGCTGCGTTCGCCTCTTCTCCGCCCCCTGGTGGCCGAGGTGGAGCTTTCCCCAAAGCACCTCATCCTCCCCCTCTTCGTGAAGGAGGGGGGGGAGAAGGAGGAGGTTTCCTCCATGCCCGGGGTCTTCCGCCACCCCCTCTCCGGGCTTCCCCGCGTGGCGGAGGAGGCCTTGAAGGCGGGCCTCGGCGGGGTCATCCTCTTCGGCGTCCTGCCCCAGGAGGCCAAGGACCCCATGGGGAGGGGGGCCTACGCCGAGGACGGGGTGGTGCAGCGGGCCATACGGCTTCTCAAGCGGGAGTTCCCCGAGCTTCTCGTCCTCGCCGACACCTGCCTTTGCGAGTACACGGACCACGGCCACTGCGGCGTGGTGAAGGAGGGCCCCCTGGGCTTCTACGTGGACAACGACGCCACCTTAGACCTCCTCGCCAGGACCGCCCTCTCCCAGGCCCAGGCGGGGGCGGACGTGGTGGCCCCGAGCGCCATGATGGACGGGCAGGTTAAGGCCATCCGGGAGGCGTTGGACCGGGGGGGGTTCGCCCACGTGCCCATCCTCTCCTACGCGGTGAAGTACGCCTCCGCCTTCTACGGGCCCTTCCGGGAGGCGGCCCAAAGCGCCCCGGGCTTCGGCGACCGCTCGGGCTACCAGATGGACCCCCGGGCGGGCCTGTGGGACGCCCTTCGCGAGGCGGCTTTGGACGATTTAGAAGGTGCGGACATGCTCATGGTGAAGCCCGCCCTGCCTTATCTGGACGTGCTTTCCGCCCTGAAGGGACGCTTCGCCAAGCCCCTCTTCGCCTACCAGGTCTCCGGGGAGTACGCCATGCTCAAGGCCGCGGCCCTCAAGGGGTGGCTGGACGAGAGGCGGGCCGTGCTGGAAAGCCTCTTCGCCCTGCGCCGGGCCGGGGCCCAGGGGATCCTCACCTACTACGCCCTCGAGGCCGCCCGCTGGCTGAAGGAGGCCTAG
- a CDS encoding response regulator transcription factor, with translation MRVLLVEDDPGVREALELGLSLEGHEVRAVDRPEEALGLLSWAEVVVLDVLLPQGDGFSLLRAIRERSEVPVLMLTALDGVEWRVKGLREGADDYLVKPYSLQELLARLEALVRRARRREEVLAYKDLRLYPRRMEAFRGERRLALSPKAFLLLKAFLEAPEEVLSKEALMRKVWGEEVEPATLEVHLSALRKALGEPSPIQTVRGYGYRLFLPEG, from the coding sequence GTGAGGGTGCTTCTGGTGGAGGACGACCCTGGGGTGCGGGAGGCCTTGGAGCTCGGCCTTTCCCTGGAGGGGCACGAGGTGCGGGCCGTGGACCGGCCCGAGGAGGCCTTAGGCCTTCTTTCCTGGGCCGAGGTGGTGGTTTTGGACGTGCTCTTGCCCCAGGGGGACGGGTTTTCCCTTTTGCGCGCGATCCGGGAGCGCTCCGAGGTCCCCGTCCTCATGCTCACCGCGTTGGACGGGGTGGAGTGGCGGGTGAAGGGCCTTAGGGAGGGGGCCGACGACTACCTGGTGAAGCCCTACAGCCTCCAGGAGCTCCTCGCCCGCCTCGAGGCCCTGGTCCGCCGGGCGCGGAGGCGCGAGGAGGTCCTCGCCTACAAGGACCTCCGCCTCTACCCCCGGCGCATGGAGGCCTTCCGCGGGGAAAGGCGCCTCGCCCTCTCCCCCAAGGCCTTCCTCCTCCTGAAGGCCTTTCTCGAGGCCCCGGAGGAGGTCCTGTCCAAGGAGGCCCTGATGCGGAAGGTCTGGGGGGAGGAGGTGGAGCCCGCCACCTTGGAGGTCCACCTCTCCGCCCTGAGAAAGGCCCTGGGGGAGCCCAGTCCCATCCAGACGGTGCGCGGGTATGGCTACCGCCTTTTCCTCCCTGAGGGCTAG
- a CDS encoding PP2C family protein-serine/threonine phosphatase, which translates to MRIGPRLSVAAVSHVGRRQNNEDFHRVLPLETPAGLLLLLAVADGMGGLEAGEWASKLAIEALSEAARGYAEHLQSGRPAVGLARVMEKGFLLARRRVEREAERPGRRGMGTTLTAFLYADWLKEGVVGHIGDSRAYRFGPTGVFRLTEDHSWVAERLKEGVLTRTEAERHPYRNVLTRALGLPEARFDLVEVRLAPGEGVLLVTDGLYGHVPEEEWRLGRDLQASLEAMVAEALRRGGDDNVTAVALRVE; encoded by the coding sequence ATGCGCATCGGTCCCCGGCTGAGCGTGGCCGCCGTTTCCCACGTGGGCCGCCGCCAGAACAACGAGGACTTCCACCGGGTCCTCCCCCTGGAGACGCCCGCGGGGCTTTTGCTCCTCCTCGCGGTGGCCGACGGGATGGGGGGCCTCGAGGCCGGGGAGTGGGCGAGCAAGCTCGCCATTGAGGCCCTCTCCGAGGCGGCCCGGGGCTACGCGGAGCACCTCCAGAGCGGCCGCCCCGCCGTGGGCCTCGCCCGGGTCATGGAAAAGGGTTTCCTCCTGGCCCGGCGCCGGGTGGAGCGGGAGGCGGAGCGGCCCGGGCGCCGGGGGATGGGCACCACCCTCACCGCCTTCCTCTACGCCGACTGGCTCAAGGAGGGGGTGGTGGGGCACATCGGCGACTCCCGGGCCTACCGCTTCGGCCCCACCGGGGTTTTTCGCCTCACCGAGGACCACTCCTGGGTGGCGGAACGCCTGAAGGAGGGGGTCCTCACCCGGACCGAGGCGGAGCGCCACCCCTACCGCAACGTCCTCACCCGGGCCCTGGGCCTTCCCGAGGCGCGCTTTGACCTCGTGGAGGTGCGCCTCGCCCCGGGAGAGGGGGTGCTTCTCGTGACCGACGGGCTCTACGGGCACGTGCCCGAGGAGGAGTGGCGGCTTGGGCGGGACCTCCAGGCGAGCCTGGAGGCCATGGTGGCCGAGGCCTTGCGGCGGGGCGGGGACGACAACGTCACCGCCGTGGCCCTGCGGGTGGAGTGA
- a CDS encoding YbaB/EbfC family nucleoid-associated protein: protein MNFQKLLKEAQKAQKKAAEVQERLERMTVVGSAQGLVEVEANGHGKILALRLKPEALKAFQDDPEGLEDLLLVAIQDAQTKAHELSEKEMAKELGGVGQMLGKLF from the coding sequence ATGAACTTCCAGAAGCTTCTCAAGGAAGCGCAGAAGGCTCAGAAGAAGGCCGCCGAGGTGCAGGAGCGCCTGGAGCGGATGACCGTGGTGGGCTCGGCCCAGGGCCTCGTGGAGGTGGAGGCGAACGGCCACGGGAAGATCCTCGCCCTGAGGCTCAAGCCCGAGGCCCTCAAGGCCTTCCAGGACGACCCGGAGGGCCTCGAGGACCTCCTTCTGGTGGCCATCCAGGACGCCCAGACCAAGGCCCACGAGCTCTCGGAGAAGGAGATGGCCAAGGAGCTCGGGGGCGTGGGGCAGATGCTGGGGAAGCTCTTTTAG